From one Heptranchias perlo isolate sHepPer1 chromosome X, sHepPer1.hap1, whole genome shotgun sequence genomic stretch:
- the LOC137307104 gene encoding histone H2B 1/2-like has protein sequence MPEDKKAAPKKGAKKTLSKAPAKGGKKRRKSRKESYSIYIYKVMKQVHPDTGISSKAMSIMNSFVNDIFERIAGEASRLAHYNKRATISSREIQTAVRLLLPGELAKHAVSEGTKAVTKYTSSK, from the coding sequence atgcctgaggacaagaaagcagctcccaagaagggcgccaagaaaaccttgagtaaagcaccagccaaaggcggcaagaagcggagaaagtcgaggaaggagagttactccatctacatctacaaagtgatgaagcaggttcaccccgacaccggcatctcgtccaaggccatgagcatcatgaactcctttgtgaacgacattttcgagcgcatcgcaggtgaggcttcccgcctggcccattacaacaagcgggcgactatcagctcccgggagatccagaccgccgtgcgcctgctgctgcctggggaactggccaagcacgccgtgtcagaagggacaaaggcggtgaccaaatacaccagctccaagtaa
- the LOC137307102 gene encoding histone H4 — MSGRGKGGKGLGKGGAKRHRKVLRDNIQGITKPAIRRLARRGGVKRISGLIYEETRGVLKVFLENVIRDAVTYTEHAKRKTVTAMDVVYALKRQGRTLYGFGG, encoded by the coding sequence ATGTCTggaagaggtaaaggaggcaaaggactgggcaaaggtggCGCCAAGCGGCACCGAAAAgttcttcgtgataacatccaggggatcaccaaaccagccatccgccgcctggctcgccgtggcggtgtcaagcggatctcgggtctgatctacgaggaaacccgtggGGTACTGAAGGTTTtcttggagaatgtgatcagggacgcggtcacttacactgaacacgccaagcgcaagacggtcacggccatggatgtggtgtacgctctgaaacggcagggccgcaccctctatggattcggcggctga